The sequence below is a genomic window from Uranotaenia lowii strain MFRU-FL chromosome 2, ASM2978415v1, whole genome shotgun sequence.
tttttgtttAATCGTATTCCCAGGTGGTGAATTGCGAATAGAGATGGATTCTGCAAAACGTTATTTTACCGCCACCGCAGTGGCGCCAGATAAATAAGCAAGTTCagtgtattttgaaatatgaattaaggagtttttttttatataactaaAACTGTATATGATTCGTCTCGCAACAGTTGACGCAAGCGGTTGTGTTTTTTCCCAGTGAAAGTTAGTGAACCGAATTGTGAGAAGTTGATACCAACCAGTGAGTGGATACCATCCGTGCCGTTCCGTGTCTCCCGATAGATCCGGTCTTATGTGCCGTTCGTTCTGGGAGAAGGACCAGGCACGATAGATTATATCACAACAGTGTTCCCTTCGGCCATTATAAGGGATAATCATCGTTGGCGTTCTCCAACAGCGAAGACAAAAGACCGAGCTGTAGATAGTGGAAAGTCAACAATAGGCCACGTTGGCAGCAGGTGGTATAGGGTATACCCAATAATAGGGTTACCCAAAAATccaaagttggatttttttttcttttccaaaaagtttttttttttttggtttttttttctcttagtaATTTTTCCCTTCTCTTCTTTTCCTCCTTTGTACCCTTTCGTTTTTTATGCTGAATCTTTATTtatatgtatacatttttttttctctacaatTTGGCCTTAATTATTGGAtctaattttgataacttttataCGGTTTCGTTCTCCACTTACCCATTAGCTAGGGAAGTTACCCACTAATGGATGACGGCGGCGAGGGAGGAAAAAAACCTCCCATCCGAGAGGGACTTATTtccgaggattttttttccgatgaATCTGACCATGACATAGCACCTAATGTTCCCATGTATATATCGGACACCGAAAATAACCCTTCTACTTCCCCTACCCCTCAACCCTGTCGACTATCGATTTCACCGATTGCCTTTACTTTCGGCAAACCTTCCTCAACCTCAAATGTTTCCCCTCCAATATCAAAAGCCCCGCTTTTAGAGTTGCCGAAACCTCCCCCTCGTCGTCGGGTTTACCAACCTGAATCGACGGGACCTTGGGTGGTTTACATCCGGTCCAAACCGAATGGGAAATCACCCAATGTGATTTCAATTGCACGGGACCTTGATCGATCTTACCCTTCCGTAATAAGCTACCAGCCTATGAGACCGCACAAGATGcgcattgttgttggtagcttgaaggaagcgaatgccattgcttgtgacccgaagtttacgatcgagtaccgcgtttacgttcccgctcgtgacgtggaaatcgacggagtggtaaccgaagAGGGTTTGTCCGTCGATGATCTGGTGAAGTCCGGGGTTGGCCGATTTAAAGACCCTGGTCTTCCTACGGTCAAGGTGTTGGACGCGCGACAACTAAAATCAGCATCTGGCGAGGGGGAAGAACGAACATTTTCCCTGACGAACTCCTATCGcgttaccttttccggcactgcacttcctgattacgttgcgatcgggaaggttcgtctacctgtgagactttatgtgccttcggtcatgttctgccagaagtgcaagcagttggatcatacggccgcctactgttgcaatcaggcacgctgctctaagtgcggggagaagcatgagGAAGCTTCGTGTACAACACCAGCAGCAAACAGGTGTTTATATTGCACTGGGGAAgcatctcatgctctctcggcgtgtccgaagtacatatcgcgccgggaaaaaatcaagacttctctAAAAACTCGTGTCAAAAAGTCCTATAGAGACATGCTAATaaagtctttgccaatcgtctcagaaAACCAGTTTGGCCTTCTAAGCGAGGATGAGTCCGAAGGGGAGGACCCATGCGAAGGAACATCAACTGggccatttttaaaaaataatgtttcacaggctccaaaaaggaaacgcaccACTAAAACACAAACCACATTGGCTGCCagtaaaattaaaactaaaagaaatcctcaaagtggaaatagtaattcttcccctcctattcagaatcctccgggttttaatccatccccgaaggacttccctccactttctgggaagtcaaaaccccaggctTCCCTTCAGACTTCAGGCCCATCAGTAGTtaacaggaatgcaacaattcccagagaaactgcatctgatccatcgtcgaatggttttcccagcttttcggccgatggtaagatgaaattctcGGAAATCGTTGCATTCATCCTGGACTTTTTCAGCGTACCTGCAGGATGGAGGactatgattaatatgtttgtaccGCTTTTGAGAgaagtcttgaaaaagaaagctctcactatgaccctcatcgcagaaacaatttcttttgatgGCTAACTCATCCAATGAGGGAAGAGAAGTTGTTtctgtattgcaatggaactgcagaagtattcTACCAAAATTAGACTCTTTTCAAGctttggtacacaatttgaattgtgatgtattcgccttatgcgaaacttggctttctccTAACGTAGATTTCAACTTCCACAGCCACAACATTATTCGCCTGGATCGTGATGGTCAAAGAGGGGGTGgtgttcttttggggatcaagaaatgccactctttctatcgtattccactacaaccatctccaggtattgaagtcgttagttgccaagctagaataaAAGGTCAAGACCTTTGTCTAGCCTCGGTTTATATTCCGCCATCTTCAAGCGTTagccggaaccaattggcgaatattatttcactaGCCGGGGTTCTGAATACTAGCCGGGGTTCTGGGAGATTTtaactcccatggcgtgggctggggtagctcacgtgatgatgaacgtgctaacattatttatgagctgtgcgacgacttcaacatgactgtcttaaacaatggggaagtgactcgaattaatggatcccaatcacagcatagtattttagacctttctttagcttcttcctctctgagtttggattgtacgtggaaggtaatccaagaccctcagggaagcgatcatttgcctatcaatatttctgtcatcagtggtcgtagtccacccgaagaaatcaatattccttatgacctcacaaggaatatagattggaaaaagtatgcatcggACGTCATTGAAGCCATTGACCTAACAGAagaactgcctccggaggcagagtacagatttatttccgggacaattgtggactgtgcaatcggggcacaggtAAGACGGAATGAAAGCTCGACGATACAGAAACGGCCTCCCACTCCGTGGTGGGATGGAGATTGCTCGCGCGCGCGAACTGAAAAGTGCAAggcgtttgttgagtttcgcagaaccggattgccagagaagttccaacgttatttggccttggaacgcaagttcaagaacttgatcaggggcaagaaacgggggtactggcggcgattcgtggatgggttatctcgagaaacgtctttgcacacgctttggagaacggcacgaaacatgcgaaatcacACTCCTTCGAACGAAACTGAAGAAAGTTCAAGTCGATGGCTGAtacagttcgcgaaaaaggtctgcccGGACGCAGCACCAGCTCAGAGACACtatcgggatacagagaatagttccgaaacggaggatcaattctcgatggtcgaactttcacttgcgctctggtcttgcaacaattcagctcccggactggacagaatcaaattcaacttgttgaagaatctgccagataccgctaagaaacgcttgttgaatttattcaataagtgtttggagttgaacattgttccgcatgactggagacaagtgaaagtcatcgccatccaaaaaccgggaaaaccagcttctgaatacaattcgtataggccgattgcaatgctctcgtgtctccggaaattgctcgaaaaaatgattctctttcggctggataaatgggttgaatcaaacaacctgttgtcaagtacacaatttggatttcgtagaggcaagggtacgaacgactgtctagcattactttcatcagacattcaattggcgtttgcccaaaaagagcagatgggggcagtatttctggacatcaaaggggcattcgattcggtgtccatagaagtgctatctagtaatcttaactcttgcggactttcaccaattttgaacaattttctatacaacctgttgtctgaaaaaatcatgcattttagccatggagaaaccaaagttgaacgaattagttacatgggtctaccccaaggctcatgtttaagccccctgctatacaacttttatgtccgagaaatcgatagttgtatggcacaaaattgcacgctacgacagcttgcggatgactgtgttgttcatatcacaggtaaaacaGACGCCCAAATAAAACCTccgttacaagaaactctaaataatttatcacattgggccaggaatctaggtatcgagttttcgcctagtaaaaccgagttagtagttttttcaaggaagcattcccctccccaaatagagctccttatgatgggtagaactctaactcaatctcttagttttaaatatttgggtgtctggttcgactctaaatgcctctggggaaaacatattaggtacttgacacaaaaatgccaaaagagaatcaattttcttcgaacgattactggaacctggtggggtgctcatccacaggacctcatcaggttataccaaacaacgatactgtcggtcatagaatacggaagcttttgctttgggtccgccgcgcaaacccacttgattaaactagaacgaatacagtatcgttgtttgcgtattgccatgggttgtatgcagtcgacacatacgatgggtctcgaagtactggcgggagtaatgccgttgaaaaatcggttcttcgatttatcgctacgtttcctaattcgaagtgaaactatgaatcctttggtgatagaaaatttggaaaggcttatgaatattaatccgcaagcagtgattgaaatcctcaccaattttctcatcagaggcattcaaaatacacactttgaggcctcgcatagctatacaggagacgatacatatacattcattcaaacctccccctatgaggaggatctgctctgagagacactatccgtttgctgccccgaacgaactctctcaacgttcggttgctacatgatgcatgaagaagacgaggcacacatactcattttcgttgttgaatttgaataactccacctcgccgcaaaggttgaggcaacaacaaaaacaaccaaacttattgcgttgcatggcccgcaacgtatggtgaaagaggggggaagaaaaagaaatgaaaaaactagctgcctgcgtgcggttgctgtgcaataatagcaatagcagaaaaacctcacgcattcgatccaggcacaaacgaggagactcgggtttgctctgccttttgaattcggttccctcaaggttgtgacaggagatgagtgagagccattcgtttggttttttagattcgctgcctcgaatgtataatgcttcatgaaggcggccatgttgagagcgtatacatcatcggttttgtcgttttcgctgcctcaaagcaacctttgcttccgagtaaagcgttgagcgagagatggttgatcaactcatgctcagcaaaattcaatcactgtcCGCAAGTAACatatgtaaataattataaaacttttaggcaattagaaataaatccttctttattaaattcggacacgagtcacttttacccgagtagcagttccttgataagattcgatctttccatgaccgctgacatccgtggaataccagatcacgtccgacccaacattattccttcaatctttgcttcaaaagtacgtgaaattgatcctataaaaatgttctttactgatggttctagaatcgacaacgcgactggcttcgcagtgtataatgagggctttgaagcttcgttcaagcttcgagagccatgctccgtttacactgctgaactagccgctatttactgcaccttgaaacacattcgcacactgcccgcagaccactatttcatctattcggatagtctcagctccgttgaggcaattcgatcgatgaaactgatgaagcgctcttcccattttttgctggaaatttcagggatattgggcgctctgatcgaaaattcgtataggattaccttagcttggatcccgtctcattgtcttatacaaggcaatgagaaggcggactcattggctaaggtgggcgcgttacaagcagagatgttaaaatcgcgagtctacatactcgatcgcactttgcccttctttgcagaacgattttatttcgttaaactcaaactgcaatgatgctatcggaAATTCAaatcggaaagcatcaggaagtaagcttcgggtaaactcggcaggagtaaacagcaatcgggggaaacatcagggaagcgaacgtacagttctgcgaattcaaaattcaaatcgttttcgttcggcagccgaacacatcaatcggacaacgcatgggggcgtggctaaaagtgatagatacaagggaacgggaaacgagcgagagaagggtgcgaggaatgggaactcggtccgtcgggcaacgatcgcttgTGTGCAATCGTGtgcggtaagcttcgttctgttggtttgttggtgtgattttattcctgcgaggcatgggaaacatcaatgcagaactgtactcttcgttttgtgtgcaatcacgtaatgattggaacgaagataaaatcaatctgcacacaacaagttaaactcggaaaaaatcagccgaatgattctttccgaagcgagtttacACACCGCTggttacaaggtgaaatctttgagaggataataacttacaatgaatatttttcaatacctcgcactttagcgattaacgcttggcagtcttgctgggataatggcacaaagggacgttggctccatacgattatccctaaggttccgacgaaggcatggtttaagcatttcaacatgagtcgcgatttcattcgcgtggtttctcggctcatgtcaaatcactgccggcttgacgcgcatttgtttcgtatacaactagttacaagcaatgtttgtgtttgtggggatggctaccacgatattgatcatgttgtgtggacgtgtgaacggtttgatcgatcgagggcttggctactggatacccttagggcccgacgtAAACcacctggtgttccaattcgagacatcttggcaaaacttgatcttgaatatttgtaccctatctacaaatatcttaaaatgtctgactCGGTCGTTTAGTCTTCCTTCCTTCGTGGCTTTTCCCCTGTATATGTACCCTATTAATGTTCATTTCATCTATTCAATAGAATAACCTACCGTCCAATGGGTTCCACAAACTCCACCAGAAGTCTGGCCAGGAAGACGACAATCTGAAGTAGCTCATGCATCCacagctacaggaagccaccaccgaACCCAGATGGAGAAATGTTTCCGATAGTGAACCCTAAACGCTCCCCTTCCCAACCCCCAAATTAAAATACAactaacagttgagtcgccgcgactattacggctccCCCTTCTACTAACATAGATTAATAAAGTGATACACTCGGCAAAACGAAACTTTATaaaaagtaaaatgccttaataaacaaacctatgataaaaaaaaaaataaaactgtataTTTCCAGCAAGAAAAGTGTAAAATGGTTTTTTACTACTAAAATCTaaatgaaacattattttagtCTCGTTGGGTTAAAGGCTAGTGGTGCCAATTTTGCGATGCGATCCGAAAATTGTTCATATTGATTACCGCATGAAGCGGTATCATACAAAAACGATCACCACCACCATCTTCTTCCCAAGCACccaaaagattccctttatAGTTATATTAATCGTTTTTTCATCATATGGAATCATTTAGATACAAAtaacgatacagggaacgggttgtTATAAGCTATCTATAGCTATATAGTTAAAACCttacatttaaaattgaaataatcattaaattatttcGTTTCAAAGCACTATTGCCCCGAACAGCAATATGGATTATCGAAGTAGCTATAAACGCTTAATTTCTTGAATCCCAAATTTGTATTACTAAAATTCTTACTCATATTGGCAACCCTGCATAGCTGAATTTTACCGAAATTTTGAGcgccattttaaaatttgacacTTAGGCCGTTCGGTAAAATGCAGGTGTCCGTTCGTTCGTTTCTGTTCGTTTGCTTTTGCTGGCCCCTTTTTCCGCACCGTGCCAGGCCCGCTGCTGCCTTTTTGTACCCGGTACAAGATTAACGAACGAACCAACAAAGCGATTGCCGAGCGCTTGGTGAATTTGGAACTCTTTCTTCGGATTTTACCCGTAATTTGGCCGGAAAAGGCGCTAGAACCGAGTTGTTCTTGCGGAATAAGTGTTAACGATAGTGAGTGTTAATTAGGAAGTTGTGGAAAATCAAAAGTAATCGCGAAATCGACGATTTCTGATACAGAGAgggaaaatttttgagcaggCATTCAGTAGCTCGCTTTTTTTCCATTGAGTTCGGAGTTGAAGACAAAAAGtaaattaactaaaaaataCGCTTTTAAAGGTAAGTTTTGGTTAAGCATGCTTAGACAATTTAAAACGACATGTATTTGTACATAAGTTTTACACGAAATGTTAAAATACACTAatttacaatttgaaaatttctcacCGCATCCAACAGCGAATTATGAATAGTATTCAAAACACTTTAGAATGAATGAGTATAGCGTAAATAAAACGTTTAGTGGTTTCAATCAACATtcattaacaaatttttataattaaaaaaattgcggggaaatagttgaaaaaaaaaataacatgaaaccAGCCAGTGCTGCCAATATTTACTCGttcattataaataaaaaaaaactccagtaATTATTAAGGTGGTACACATCGAAAGTATTTCGGCTTAAAGCACactaaggctggaacaaatatcaatttctccttttgtcacccccccaccccccaccccccccccctttgatatttccaaaatcccgaaggggggaataaataaagtttgtaatattttaggtaaatttaaaatacaaaatcaaatatccgaaagattacaagactaagaaccaaattttggaagatggaaatgAATTCACATTTACTTGCATTATTCGATGAACAATATTTTGGTTTTTCGAACGTTTTTAAATAGCTATGTTATTATGTTTAGAAACATGTCTTAATACCTACTTCAATTTCTTTCGCTCTGATCTCAAAGTTGTTTGCTGACATTGGTCAAAGAGAATTCATAAATTTGAATCATCAAGAACAAATAAcacgctttttttaaatttacaattagTTTATTATAAGCCTAAAAATAAGACGCTTTCTTTATCATTATAAatcttaaatattatttattttgggaccgtttaaaattaacaaaaattttatgttggttcTTTTCTCCCAACAAAGAATCGTACATAAAAATAATCTCCAACTGACAAACATGGGCAAAGAAATCGATCCGGCTGACATCGGCAAACACCCGGACCTGATCCGGAAGGCCCAGGGCGAAATGGCCCAGTGTGATGTGCTGGTGTGCGGCCGCTGTCACTCGGTGTTCCACTTCATCGAGCTGTTCCGGGAGCACAAGGAACAGGAATGTCCCAAAGAGTCCACGCTGAAGGACTGCCGGGAAACGAAGGCCAAGGTGTGGGCGTTTCTGCTGTGGAAGGCTGCCCAGCTTAACGGGGACGGGGCCTCTGGAGCGGAAGGTGGCACTGGGAATGTAAACTCCTGGAAGCTATACCAAACCTGGGTCAAGCTGGAGGAATCGGTTCGCGAAACGTGGATCGTCGCCGGGCGGACCATTCAGTCGTTTGCGCGGGTAAGTTCGATGGTTTTCATGGGGGAATCAAAAGTtcgaattaaaatatattttaaattttctagatGGGCCAAGGAAGTTTGCAGGAGATGCCAGTTAAGATAACCAAGACTATCATCGAAAGTGGACCTGATGATAAAAGTAAGTTGAGCTTAGCTAAAAAAAAAGtcgtatttgaaattttatttatattaaatctACTTCTAGAACAAGCAACGGGAACATCGCCTTCGACGCAGCAGAATAGATATTTCCCACCCCGTAAACCGGAGATCAAAACCAATGCTTCGCCTGGTGCACTTCCGGCTAAGGTTGATGAAACGAAAAAGTCACCAATTGTAACACAAGTTAAGAAACCGGAGCCAGTCGTACCGAATAAACCAGGAGCTGGGTAAGGATGCTGCTTATCCAGTGATACTTTCAGTTGATTGAcgtctttttcattttccagaaaACGTTCGGTGGCCAAACGTACTACTCCTGGTAGCGGCGAAGTCGTCGAGGAGGAAGTCGAGAAGATTTTGGCCAAGCGGTTCAATCCACGCCGTAAAGAGCATGAGTATCTGGTGAAATGGTCTAAGTATGCCCATGATCAAAACACCTGGGAACCGTTGATTCATTTGCAAACATGCCAGAGTGTGCTGGAGTACTTCGAAGTTCAACTGGCGAAACAGAAAGAGCAAAGGGCAGCTGCTGCTGCTCGTACCTTGCAGCAACAACAGGCTGAAAAGGCCAAAGCTGCTGGAACCGCGACTCCTGCTACACCTACATCGGTCACAAATACTGCTGCAACAAAACCGGTCACCTCGGCTACAGCATCTACAACTTCTTCGTCTCTTCCATCGGTGACGGTTTCTGTTTCGCAGGGATCCCCAACAAGGCCCTTCCGCAACTCAAAGGTTAACGCAATGGATAAGGTCAAGCAGTGGGTTGGGAGTACGGTTGCCGCCAATGCCGGGAGTTCTAGCTACGAGGAAAACAGCGGTATCAAAAGGAAGATGGAAGTCGAAGAGGAACCCAAGGAAGAAGTAACGATCAAACGAGTAAGGGCGGAAAATGGCCCTGTAAACCAGATGTTGAATAGAGCCCAGCAAAACACAGGCGTAAAAATGGTTCCAGTTGGAGCGAAATCCCCAGTAAAGATCGTCAACGGCATAGGGGCTCTCAAGAAGGAAGATGGCAAGTCAGCTGAAGTCATTGTCAAGACTATTAAAGACGGCACGGCTAGTGGAGTTGTGAAGAAGCCTGGTTACACCGGAGCAAAAAATGTGGCAGGTGAAGCTCAAGTTCAAATTGTCAACCGAGGAGAAGTTCCGAAGCAAGGCGTTTTCAAAGTGTCCCCAGGAACGCCTTCTCCTCAGGCTTCCCCTACGATTGTTAACCGACAAACGCCCCCAGGCACCACTACTACAACTACAACTCGTATCGTTCGCAAAAACATCGGAGGACAACAACAACTGGTTAAACAGGTTGTAAGAACTACCATTCCGATCGCCCAAGCTCAAGCCCAGGCACAAAATCAAACACCCCAACAACGGCAACCGCTTCAGAGAGTATTCAGCAATTCAAGTCCAAATGAAGCTCCCATCCCTAAATTAACGACCAACATTGTCCCGCGAAGCTCGCTCTCCCCAGGACAATCGAGATCACAAAGCATCAACCGTAACTTGAGGAGTACTCCACCCTCCAAAAACACTACCCCAGAGCAAAAAATTAACGCGCTCCGTAAGCAAGGACTCAACGTCGTTAAAAGGACAGTATCCCCCGCTGCTACTTCTCCGGCCGTCAGCCAGAAATCACCGGAAGACGACGAGGGCATTGCTGATCCATTCCCATCAAATATCCAGAATCCACCACCAGAATCTCCCTCGAGAGAGCTCACTCTTTGCCCCGTCACTGGAAAAATTCTTGGCCAAGCCGAAGGTGAACCCACTCCGGTTCCAAGTCCCGAAATGCAAGATGACAAGGTTCAAACCAAACAGGAACATACGCAAGAAATGCAACAGGAACAGGACACCCAAGTGCAGCAGATACTCACCAACGAAGACGGTTCCCCGATCATTGTGGCCGGCGAAGATGGCACCCTGTATCAGGTAGCCGGCAAAAACGCCGAAGGTCAAACCATCCTCATTGCCCAGGGTGCCGACGGGGAGCAGCAGTGTGTTTTGGTAGCTGCCCAGGAAGGCGAAGGCGACGAATCCAATGCTGGCGTTATGACCCTGGATGCGGCCATCTCCGAAGCCGTTGCCCATGTGGTACCTCAAGAGGTAAAATTTAACCTTTAATAGCttcatttttaaacaataattttaatttcattcttTACCCTCAGGGTCAACAGTTGACGGAAGAACAGGCCGCCCAGTACAAACTGCAGCAAGAAGCTGCCGGAGTGGATCCAAATCAGCAGTTGACGATCCAAACCGAGGATTCCCAAGACGGTCAAATTACGGCTGAAGTAGTACAAGCTGACCAACCATCACCCGGTAAGTGCAAGCTTGAATgcctttacaaaaaaaaatccttatccAATCCTGATTTCATTTCCAACAGGTGGTACGCGCCGGGTGGTTCTGCTGCTACCGGACGGCAGCTTCATGATGACCGAAGTTAACGAGGAACAGTACCAATCGCTTAATTTGGTAAATTAAAGTACAGAGAAAAAAAGGATACCAGCACGCAAACTGACAAACTAACTTACTATTAAGCAAAGTGTTTGAATAATTTAGgctattttagttttttccgCAAAACAATGTCTCTTCTATCGACCGAGCCTATTGCAACCGAATTTCGTTTTCCTACGAGTAAGCCAACAAGTAAGTTTTACTACTTCCTGTACAGATGCCATTGGAACTCCTGATGGGTTCCAACTTAAGACCTTTGAAGCATAGTTTTAAACCTCTTGATTATATAAGTAACTCTACTGTTCCGTACAAGAATTTCGGACTTCGGAATACATATAAGAATTACGCTAGAGTAAAGTTTATCTGTTAGTGGTAGTTTACGTGAGATAATTACGTAGTGCGTAGGATGCATTCAGTAAAAGCGCTTTGTTTGACaacctttgaagaaaaaatgccgattttaattatataaaaatgaagttaGTTAAAATATTATCAATCAATCATCTGGCGTTTCTTTTTATCCGAAATTGCTTCGTGTATAATGGTGGTTTATATCGATTGTTTTCTGATCTCCCAAACAACGGACTTCTCGCAATGCTTTTCAGATATCAGTCATTTTAAAAAGACATGAGACTATCTCATGTTttcaacaacagacaacaaaggtagtctcaaaacaaaaatcgcagGCTTTTAAGGAAGCCTGAATGATTTTCTTTCTGTGTGTTGTTTTGTTCGATGTGAAGGTAACAATTACCGaattatttggttcaaaacatcGTCCAAAAGGGAGCATGGAAACCTTTTTGGGGGATTTGGATAATTCGGTAATTGGTTTTTCTGAACACTATCGACCTTAAAAAATGCAGCCAGTCACATAAAAGCAGGAAGTTCTGACCAAAtaccagctttttttttaattcgaaaacaTATAAATAGCTTCAGTTATTAATATGCATAATAAGTATTTGAATAACTA
It includes:
- the LOC129747974 gene encoding uncharacterized protein LOC129747974 encodes the protein MGKEIDPADIGKHPDLIRKAQGEMAQCDVLVCGRCHSVFHFIELFREHKEQECPKESTLKDCRETKAKVWAFLLWKAAQLNGDGASGAEGGTGNVNSWKLYQTWVKLEESVRETWIVAGRTIQSFARMGQGSLQEMPVKITKTIIESGPDDKKQATGTSPSTQQNRYFPPRKPEIKTNASPGALPAKVDETKKSPIVTQVKKPEPVVPNKPGAGKRSVAKRTTPGSGEVVEEEVEKILAKRFNPRRKEHEYLVKWSKYAHDQNTWEPLIHLQTCQSVLEYFEVQLAKQKEQRAAAAARTLQQQQAEKAKAAGTATPATPTSVTNTAATKPVTSATASTTSSSLPSVTVSVSQGSPTRPFRNSKVNAMDKVKQWVGSTVAANAGSSSYEENSGIKRKMEVEEEPKEEVTIKRVRAENGPVNQMLNRAQQNTGVKMVPVGAKSPVKIVNGIGALKKEDGKSAEVIVKTIKDGTASGVVKKPGYTGAKNVAGEAQVQIVNRGEVPKQGVFKVSPGTPSPQASPTIVNRQTPPGTTTTTTTRIVRKNIGGQQQLVKQVVRTTIPIAQAQAQAQNQTPQQRQPLQRVFSNSSPNEAPIPKLTTNIVPRSSLSPGQSRSQSINRNLRSTPPSKNTTPEQKINALRKQGLNVVKRTVSPAATSPAVSQKSPEDDEGIADPFPSNIQNPPPESPSRELTLCPVTGKILGQAEGEPTPVPSPEMQDDKVQTKQEHTQEMQQEQDTQVQQILTNEDGSPIIVAGEDGTLYQVAGKNAEGQTILIAQGADGEQQCVLVAAQEGEGDESNAGVMTLDAAISEAVAHVVPQEGQQLTEEQAAQYKLQQEAAGVDPNQQLTIQTEDSQDGQITAEVVQADQPSPGGTRRVVLLLPDGSFMMTEVNEEQYQSLNLVN